A single window of Cydia strobilella chromosome 18, ilCydStro3.1, whole genome shotgun sequence DNA harbors:
- the LOC134749564 gene encoding carboxylic ester hydrolase-like, translating into MFYLIVLLFSSAYAQTIVNTTQGEVQGAQANDGNYLVFYGVHYAGSTSGANRFKAPPPPARYPGVFHAIDRTVICAHPTPRGIVGVEDCLVLNIHTKNVTTPKPVMVILLGDEYSSIDIKQYSYRRLVESDVVVVTMNYRLSIFGFLCLGVPEAPGNAGLKDVVQGLQWIRDNIAGFGGNPNNVLLFGHGSGAAMVDLITLSPLATNLVHKAITQSGSALAPWAIAYEPIKYAQVFAKQLSYTGETPGGLASKIITTDLSLLAPALQSISFLNNSILFAPCIENKALNDTFLTEAPIDLLRSGNYSHIPFIAGYTDREGTIRAGEAVHEGWLEKMQTNFTDFIQVDLGFNATVNKTVVANNIRTFYWDNRAVNMETITDFLNYHGDTAVVVSVIRGARERALTSRAAVRLLEFTYRGTRNSDWIYHQIPIDGVWHGAVLNYLFDYDLKPEDENARVSLVRRFVSFANTGDPTNDQVTWLPVTATVFNYLYYAGDSSTALVTLQESGRVNPHSGRMSFWDNLYDSYYVRPPPVSSADKIVGLAFLLALAQFVLAYL; encoded by the exons GCACCGCCTCCACCAGCAAGATACCCTGGCGTCTTCCATGCCATCGACAGGACAGTCATATGCGCCCATCCCACCCCTCGAGGAATCGTAGGCGTAGAGGACTGTCTGGTCCTCAACATCCACACAAAGAACGTCACCACACCCAAACCAGTCATGGTCATACTACTTGGAGATGAATACTCTTCTATCGACATCAAGCAGTACTCTTACAGAAGACTCGTTGAATCTGATGTGGTTGTTGTGACTATGAATTACAGATTATCTATATTTGGATTCTTATGCTTGGGTGTGCCTGAAGCACCAGGCAATGCAGGATTAAAGGATGTCGTGCAAGGATTACAATGGATACGGGATAACATTGCAGGATTCGGCGGTAATCCGAACAATGTGCTTCTATTTGGACATGGTTCGGGAGCGGCTATGGTAGATCTGATCACACTATCTCCGTTAGCAACCAATTTAGTTCATAAAGCGATAACGCAGAGTGGTTCTGCTTTAGCACCATGGGCTATTGCTTACGAACCAATAAAATATGCCCAAGTTTTTGCAAAACAGCTCAGTTACACAGGGGAGACTCCAGGGGGACTGGCTAGCAAAATAATCACAACTGACTTATCCCTCCTGGCTCCAGCATTACAGAGCATTAGTTTCCTGAACAACTCCATTCTTTTCGCTCCATGCATTGAAAACAAAGCTCTCAACGATACTTTCCTCACTGAAGCTCCCATTGACTTATTAAGATCTGGCAACTACAGTCATATTCCTTTTATAGCCGGATACACAGATAGAGAAGGCACGATCAGAGCTGGTGAAGCGGTTCATGAGGGGTGGCTTGAAAAAATGCAAACGAATTTCACAGACTTCATCCAGGTCGATTTAGGATTCAATGCAACAGTGAACAAAACCGTTGTAGCTAACAATATAAGAACGTTCTACTGGGATAATAGAGCAGTGAATATGGAGACGATAACAGATTTCTTGAACTATCATGGAGATACGGCAGTGGTTGTGTCTGTGATAAGAGGGGCCAGAGAAAGAGCGTTGACCTCAAGAGCTGCCGTGAGACTCTTGGAGTTCACATACAGAGGCACGAGGAATTCCGATTGGATCTACCATCAGATTCCGATCGACGGAGTCTGGCACGGCGCTGTTCTGAACTACCTGTTCGACTATGACCTTAAACCGGAGGACGAGAACGCCAGGGTGTCTTTAGTCAGGCGCTTCGTGTCATTCGCTAACACCGG AGACCCGACCAACGATCAAGTGACCTGGCTACCAGTTACCGCTACTGTCTTTAACTACCTCTACTACGCCGGCGATTCTTCGACTGCCCTCGTTACCCTGCAAGAATCCGGACGCGTCAACCCCCACTCCGGCCGCATGAGCTTCTGGGATAACCTGTATGACTCGTATTACGTGCGTCCTCCACCAGTGTCTTCGGCAGATAAGATTGTTGGCCTCGCCTTCTTGCTAGCGTTAGCGCAATTTGTGCTTgcttatttataa